The Euwallacea similis isolate ESF13 chromosome 18, ESF131.1, whole genome shotgun sequence genome contains a region encoding:
- the LOC136414606 gene encoding DNA-directed RNA polymerase II subunit Rpb4-like isoform X2 — MANTNTDLTEEDAADLQFPKEFENAETLLISEVHMLLEHRKAQNESAEDEQEFSDVFMKTLTYTDRFRKFKNKETISAVRNLLNQKKLHKFELAAIANLCPETAEEAKSLIPSLEGRFEDDELQAVLDDIQTKRSIQY, encoded by the exons atggccAACACAAACACGGATCTCACAGAGGAAGATGCGGCAGATTTGCAGTTTCCCAAGG AGTTTGAAAATGCCGAGACGCTTTTAATATCGGAAGTCCACATGTTATTGGAGCATCGCAAGGCCCAGAACGAGTCCGCGGAAGACGAACAAGAATTCTCCGATGTATTCATGAAGACCCTCACCTACACGGACAGATTCCGGAAATTCAAGAACAAGGAAACGATATCGGCAGTCAGGAA CTTACTGAACCAGAAAAAGCTGCACAAATTCGAACTGGCCGCAATAGCTAATCTTTGCCCCGAAACGGCCGAGGAAGCAAAGTCGTTAATACCCTCCCTGGAGGGTCGGTTCGAAGACGACGAACTACAAGCTGTGCTAGATGACATACAAACCAAGAGGAGCATCCAGTATTAA
- the LOC136414849 gene encoding cuticle protein 7-like, with amino-acid sequence MYKSFFGQILVCALLAAANAAPASEATSYTSFNDNHNSIHHIQSAPVHYSAPAQYSAPVITKVSVTPTAPSYYQSAHAPIVAKVAVPIVTKQVIAAPVAKSVPAYHEAEYQAGPAKYEFAYTIADPHTGDYHSQEEKRDGDRVVGQYSLHEADGTVRIVKYFDEGHGFNAVVERQGHPAENPVAYKKVVAAVIPQYPAYH; translated from the exons atGTACAAG tcgttttttggGCAGATCCTCGTGTGCGCTCTTTTGGCCGCCGCCAATGCAGCTCCAGCAAGCGAAGCTACCTCCTACACCTCCTTCAACGACAATCACAACTCAATTCATCACATTCAGTCCGCTCCAGTTCACTACTCCGCTCCAGCTCAATACTCCGCTCCAGTTATCACCAAAGTATCAGTAACCCCCACCGCCCCCTCATACTACCAATCCGCCCACGCCCCGATTGTCGCCAAAGTGGCGGTGCCCATTGTCACCAAACAAGTGATTGCCGCCCCCGTGGCTAAATCCGTTCCTGCCTACCATGAAGCAGAATACCAAGCCGGCCCTGCCAAATACGAGTTTGCCTACACCATTGCCGATCCTCACACCGGAGACTATCATTCCCAAGAGGAAAAGAGGGACGGAGACCGTGTGGTTGGACAATACTCTTTGCATGAAGCTGATGGAACTGTGAGGATCGTCAAATACTTTGATGAAGGGCATGGGTTCAATGCCGTAGTTGAGAGGCAAGGGCACCCTGCTGAGAATCCAGTGGCGTACAAGAAAGTCGTGGCTGCAGTCATTCCTCAGTACCCCGCCTACCACTAA
- the LOC136414606 gene encoding transcriptional adapter 2-alpha-like isoform X1 translates to MANTNTDLTEEDAADLQFPKDTDFTSFSKPPALINVSDRNVVLGHCSNCFNELVLRYIFCEKCSLNICLDCFANGAEFGEHENNHEYRVLKIDFLLFNNSDWTAEEELKLIDSLLYYGNWGLVALDFPNRSVNEIKEHYEYFYLNGNGSKNMPVFKTEMALPETIVPYRFQLTDSEDPPRYAYNTVGYQSVAGYNPPRGDFENEYDKNAEDLVASLEPIDTEHPCYEILTNLQYAVAQNYNNRLRERHRRKMVIAQHGLLVLRKTLSWLHRYDLTITRPVYEKFMRFMHSCEPTKFEMLMEGMHRTGELKVQIERLFALRRIGITTLPEGRMYIKLHQMHQENRKKLKLFRSKPIFNWRANKNASFDLSSKFTKKKPLSTPLDIIGLPGFDKLTEKEKEICSTVRLVPATYLELKELLVAENIKVGHVKLQKARSMLKIDVNKTRKLYDFLVAEAYIKK, encoded by the exons atggccAACACAAACACGGATCTCACAGAGGAAGATGCGGCAGATTTGCAGTTTCCCAAGG ACACTGACTTTACTAGCTTCAGCAAACCCCCGGCCCTCATCAATGTTTCCGATAGAAATGTGGTGTTAGGCCATTGTTCGAATTGTTTTAACGAGTTAGTTTtgaggtacattttctgtgaAAAGTGCTCGTTGAATATTTGTCTTGACTGTTTTGCTAACGGTGCCGAGTTTGGGGAACATGAAAACAATCACGAATATCGCGTTTTGAAGATAGATTTCCTACTCTTCAATAACTCAGATTGGACTGCCGAAGAAGAGTTGAAGCTCATTGATTCATTATTGTATTATGGGAATTGGGGGTTGGTTGCCTTGGATTTCCCAAATAGGAGTGTAAATGAGATTAAAGAGCATTAtgagtatttttatttgaatggGAATGGGAGTAAAAACATGCCAGTTTTTAAGACGGAAATGGCTCTTCCTGAGACAATAGTGCCTTATCGATTCCAATTAACAGATTCAGAAGATCCTCCTCGGTATGCATACAACACCGTAGGCTACCAATCAGTAGCTGGCTACAATCCTCCTAGAggagattttgaaaatgagtATGACAAAAATGCTGAAGACTTGGTAGCTTCTTTAGAACCTATAGACACAGAACATCCTTGCTATGAAATATTGACAAACTTGCAATATGCAGTAGCACAGAATTATAACAATAGATTAAGAGAGAGGCATAGAAGGAAGATGGTTATAGCACAGCATGGTTTGCTGGTACTGAGAAAGACTTTATCTTGGTTGCATAGGTATGACTTGACCATAACGAGACCTGTTTATGAGAAATTTATGAGATTTATGCACTCATGTGAACCTACCAAGTTTGAGATGCTAATGGAGGGCATGCATAGGACAGGGGAGTTGAAGGTGCAAATTGAAAG GTTATTTGCCCTTAGAAGAATAGGTATCACTACATTACCTGAAGGCCGAATGTATATAAAACTCCATCAAATGCACCAGGAAAACAGAAAGAAACTAAAACTCTTTCGCTCCAAGCCAATCTTCAATTGGAGGGCAAACAAAAACGCTTCTTTCGATTTGTCTAGTAAATTCACCAAGAAGAAGCCTTTATCTACCCCTTTAGATATAATCGGATTACCTGGCTTTGATAAACTAACTGAGAAGGAGAAGGAGATATGCAGTACTGTTCGACTCGTCCCGGCTACCTATTTGGAGCTGAAGGAGCTTTTGGTGgctgaaaatattaaagtgGGACATGTAAAGTTGCAGAAAGCCAGGAGCATGCTAAAAATTGATGTTAATAAAACTAGGAAGTTGTATGATTTTTTGGTTGCTGAGGCCtatattaagaaataa
- the LOC136414848 gene encoding cuticle protein 19-like has translation MYKVFVIATFLACTRAIEQATSFVSFNDNHNQINHIQSAPVSSYPKYSAPASSYPKYSAPVPAKEIYAATPALTKAVFPIVQASPAYQAPQYRQIPQYHQTPAPKLAIAKVATIPVVAKVPVVPKYVPSVYSEHKEEYAPAQYEFAYVIEDSHTGDYHSQQEHRDGDHVVGQYSLHEADGTVRLVKYSDDGHGFNAVVERQGHPTEAPVAYKKLVAVPAVSRHY, from the exons atgtacaag GTATTTGTCATCGCCACCTTTTTGGCCTGCACCAGAGCTATAGAGCAAGCCACTTCTTTCGTCTCATTCAACGACAACCACAACCAAATTAACCACATCCAGTCCGCCCCTGTATCCTCGTATCCCAAATATTCCGCCCCTGCGTCCTCGTACCCCAAATACTCTGCCCCTGTCCCGGCTAAGGAAATTTACGCTGCAACCCCAGCTCTAACCAAGGCGGTTTTCCCAATAGTACAAGCATCCCCAGCCTACCAAGCACCTCAGTACCGTCAAATTCCTCAATACCACCAAACTCCAGCCCCCAAACTAGCCATCGCCAAAGTAGCCACCATCCCTGTGGTGGCTAAAGTACCAGTAGTACCCAAATACGTGCCTTCAGTCTACTCTGAGCACAAAGAGGAATATGCTCCTGCTCAATATGAGTTCGCCTATGTCATTGAGGACTCCCACACTGGTGACTACCACTCGCAGCAAGAGCACCGTGATGGTGACCATGTAGTAGGGCAATACTCTCTGCATGAAGCCGATGGTACTGTGAGGCTGGTCAAATACTCAGATGATGGGCATGGGTTCAATGCCGTGGTAGAAAGGCAGGGACACCCCACTGAGGCACCCGTGGCCTATAAAAAGCTGGTAGCTGTTCCAGCTGTTAGTCGTCACTACTAA
- the LOC136414608 gene encoding adult-specific cuticular protein ACP-20-like yields the protein MITKVFVLLCLAALASAGTSHVSSSQGGGGGGGGGGHGHHIIEFYSFPHYEYKYEVHDPHHHDVHEHHEKRYGDKVEGEYSLHDPDGTIRIVKYEADHKNGFNAHVERKGHAEHPHIEYHHH from the exons ATGATCACcaaagtttttgttttgctttgcCTTGCTGCCCTTGCCAGTGCGGGTACTTCCCACGTCTCCTCAAGCCagggaggaggaggaggaggaggcgGAGGAGGACATGGACACCATATCATCGAATTTTAC TCTTTCCCTCATTATGAATACAAGTATGAAGTGCATGATCCGCATCATCACGATGTTCATGAGCATCACGAGAAGCGCTATGGAGATAAAGTGGAAGGCGAATACTCCCTTCATGACCCTGACGGTACTATCCGTATTGTGAAGTACGAGGCTGAtcataaaaatggatttaatgCGCATGTCGAGAGGAAGGGACATGCGGAACATCCTCATATAGAATATCATCATCATTAG
- the LOC136414607 gene encoding adult-specific cuticular protein ACP-20-like, with amino-acid sequence MIRRTLAALTVVIALTKAHPLISDGGLGLGLTLGHGPLLTLGHAPTLVSSKAIDYYAPPKYEFGYGVADHHTGDNKEQKEVRHGDVVQGEYSLKEPDGTIRTVKYSADDHNGFNAVVLRQGHAVHPTVVHHQALGLTLH; translated from the exons ATGATTCGAAGA ACTCTCGCAGCCCTAACAGTGGTGATAGCCCTCACAAAGGCCCATCCCCTCATCTCTGACGGAGGGCTTGGTTTGGGGCTGACCCTTGGGCATGGCCCTCTCTTGACCCTCGGACACGCACCCACGCTCGTATCCTCAAAGGCCATCGATTATTAT GCGCCACCGAAATATGAATTCGGCTATGGGGTGGCTGATCACCATACCGGGGATAACAAAGAACAAAAGGAGGTTCGTCACGGGGATGTGGTGCAAGGAGAGTACTCCCTGAAAGAACCTGATGGTACCATAAgaactgtaaaatattctgCAGATGACCATAATGGATTTAATGCAGTGGTTCTGAGACAAGGGCATGCAGTGCATCCTACAGTAGTTCATCATCAGGCTTTAG GTTTAACCCTGCATTGA